The following DNA comes from Phytohabitans rumicis.
GCCCAGCGGGACAGGTGGGTGGCCTCCCCGTCGGCGTCCCGCACCAGCGTGACGATCGCGAACGCGGCGATCACGGTGAAGCCGTACGCGACGAGGTAGAACATCGTGCTGGACAGGCCGTCCTTGGACAGCGCCAGCACACCGACCAGCAGGTAGCCGGCGTTGGCGATCGACGAGTACGCGAGCAGCCGCTTGATGTCGGTCTGGGTGACCGCCAGCACGGCCCCCACCAGCATCGTCAGCACCGCGATCCCGCCAAGTATCGGCGTGTAGTCCCACGCCGCGCCGTCGAACGCGACGTACAGCACGCGCAGCAGGGCGCCGAACGCGGCCACCTTGGTGCAGGCCGCCATCAGGCCGGTGATGGGCGTCGGCGCGCCCTGGTAGACGTCCGGCGTCCACACGTGGAACGGGGCGGCCGCGGCCTTGAAGAGCAGGCCGATGGCGAGCAGCGCGATGCCGCCGAAGAGCAGGACGGTGCTGCGGTCCGACTCGCGCACCGCGTCGTGGATCGTGCCGAACTCGACGCCGCCGGCGAAGCCGTACACGAGCGCGACGCCGAAGAGGAAGAACGCCGAGGCGTACGCGCCGAGCAGGAAGTACTTCAGCGCCGCCTCCTGGCTGAGCAGGCGCCGCCGGCGGGCTAGCGCGCACAGCAGGTAGAGCGGCAGCGAGAAGACCTCCAGCGCCACGAACATGGTCAGCAGGTCGTTCGCGGCGACGAAGAGGAGCATGCCGCCGAGGGCGAACAGGGCCAGCGGGTAGATCTCGGTGGCGCCCTGCGAGCGCCCCGCCTGCCGGCGGTCGGCGTCGGAGCCCACGGTGATCGCGGCCTGCGCCACGAACGCGCCGCCGTGCTCCAGCGAGCGGTCGCCGACCAGCAGCAGCGCCATCAGGCCCAGCAGGATGATCGCGCCCTGCAGGAAGAGCGTCGGGCCGTCGACGGCCACCGCGCCGCCCGCGGTGAGGATCCGCTTGTCGGACTGCAGGACCACCATGACGAACGCCGCCACGAGCCCGGCCAGGGCCAGCACGAGCTGTACGGAGCGGCGCACGGACCGGGGCAGCAACGCCTCGACGAGTACGCCCAGGCACGCGACGCCGAACAGGATCAACATCGGCGCGACGGCCGCGTAGTCGATCTTAGGCAGGCTGAGATTGTCCATTAGGGAGCTGCCTCCGTTACCGCCGGAGCGGGGTCAGGGTTATCGACGACGTCCTGCATGGTGGCCTGGACAGCCGGGTTGATGACGTCGGTGACCGGCTTCGGGTAGAAGCCGAGCAGCAGGATCAGTGCGATCAGGGGGGCGACCACGACCTTCTCCCGCAGGCTGAGGTCCTTGCGCATGCCGTCCACGGTCTTCAGCGCCGGGTTGAGGGTGCCCTGCGTGGTGCGCTGCACCATCCACAGCACGTACGCGGCGGCCAGGATGATGCCGGCGGTGGCGATGACCGCGACCGGCTCGTTCACCTTGAAGGTGCCCAGCAGCACCAGGAACTCGGAGACGAACGGCGCCGTGCCGGGCAGCGCGAGCGACGCGAGACCGGCGAAGAAGAGCACCCCGGCCAGCGCCGGCACCAGCTTGCCGGCCCCGCCGAAGTCGCTGACCAGCGACGAGCCGCGCCGGGCCACGAACATGCCCACGACCAGGAAGAGCAGGCCGGTGGCCAGGCCGTGGTTGACCATGTACAGCACCGCGCCGGTGCCGGCCTGGGTGGTGAACGCGAAGATGCCGATGCCGATGAACCCGAAGTGCGCGATCGAGGTGTACGAGACCAGCCGCTTGAGGTCGTTCTGCCCGACGGCCAGCAACGCCGCGTAGATGATGCCGATCAGCGCGATCGCGAGGGCGTACTTGGCGAACCAGCGGGACGCCTCCGGGAAGAGCGGCAGGCAGTACCGCAGGATGCCGAACGTGCCCACCTTGTCCAGCACGCCGACGAGCAGGGCGGCCGATCCGGCGGGCGCGGCGCCACCGGCGTCCGGCAGCCAGGTGTGGAACGGGAAGAACGGCGCCTTGATGGCGAACGCGACGAAGAAGCCGAGGAACAGCCACCGCTCGGTGTTCGTCGCGAACTCCGCCGACAGCAGCGACTGCCAGTCGAACGTCTTCCCGCCCAGCGCCCACAGCCCGACCACCGCGGCCAGCATGAACAGGCCGCCGACCAGGGAGTACAGGAAGAACTTCACCGCGGCGTACTGGCGCTGGTGGCCGCCGTACGAGCCGATGAGGAAGTACATCGGCACCAGCATGATCTCGAAGAACACGTAGAACAGGAACACGTCGGCCGCCGCGAAGACGCCGATCATCGTGCTTTCCAGGGCCAGCAGCAGGGCGAAGTAGACCGGCACGCTCCGCTTGGAGGCGTCCGCGTCGTGCCACGACGCCAGGATCACCAGGGGTACGAGGATCGCGATCAGCAGCAGCATGACGAGCGCGATGCCGTCGACCGCGAACGTGAACTTCGCGTTCCAGGCCGGGATCCAGGTGTACGACTCGCGGAACTGGAAGCGGTCGCCGCCGGCGTCGTACGCGATCCACAGCGCGACGGCGAACGCGGCGACCACGACCGACCAGCCGAGCGCGACCCGCTTGGCCAGCTCCGGCTTGGTCCGCGGGAGGAACGCCACGACCAGCGCGCCCACCAGCGGCGCCCCGGTCAGGACGCTCAGGAAGGGAAAGTCACTCACGAGAGCCATCCCAGTTGGAGTGCGAAGAACGCGGCCACGATCAGCAGCGCGCCGGTGAGCATGGACATCGCGTACGACCGCACGAAGCCGGTCTGCAGGCGGCGCAGGCGGCCCGACCCGCCCCCGACCGCGGCGGCGAGCCCGTTGACGAGCCCGTCGATGCCGCGGTTGTCGAGGAAGACGAGCGCCCGCGTGAGGAAGATGCCGGGCTTCTCGAAGACCGCCTCGTTGAACGCGTCGGCGTACAGGTTGCGCCGGGCGGCCGTCACGACCACGCCCGCCGGCTGCTCCTGCAGCGCGGTGCCGTTGCGGAACAGCGCCCACGCCAGACCGCCGCCGAGCACGGTGACCACGATGGACAGTGCGGTGATCACGCCGTGCGAGAGGACCGGCTCGTGCTCCGTGTGCGGCCCGAACACCGGCTCCAGCCAGTCGGGCACGCTGGACGCCATCAGCGCGCCCGCCGCGATCGAGCCGACCGACAGCAGGACGAGCGGGGTCGTCATGATCGGCGGGGACTCGTGCGGGTGCTTGATGTCCTCGGTCCACCGCTTCGGGCCGTGGAAGGTGAGCACGAACAGCCGGGTCATGTAGAACGCGGTGAGCGCCGCACCGAGCAGCGCGGCCCCGCCGTACAGCCAGGCGGTCCAGCCTTCGCGCTCGAAGGCGGACACGATGATCGGCTCCTTGGTGAAGTACCCGGACAGCGGCGGGATGCCGATGATGGCGAGCCACGCCAGGCCGAACGTGGCCCAGGTGATCCGCATGTACCGCCACAGCCCGCCGAAGCGCCGGATGTCGGTCTGGTCGTTCATGCCGTGCATGACCGAGCCGGCACCCAGGAAGAGCCCGGCCTTGAAGAAGCCGTGCGCCAGCAGGTGGATGATCGCCAGGGCGTACGCGCCGCCGCCGAGGCCCACGCCCAGGAGCATGTAGCCGATCTGGGAGACCGTCGACCAGGCCAGCACGCGCTTGATGTCGTCCTTGGCGCAGCCGATGACGCAGCCGATCAGCAGGGTGAGCGCGCCGACGCTGACCACGACGGTCTGCAGCGTCTCGTTGGCGGAGAAGATCGGGTTGGACCGCGCGATGAGGTAGATGCCGCCGGTGACCATCGTCGCGGCGTGGATGAGCGCCGACACCGGGGTCGGGCCCTCCATCGCGTCCGGCAACCACGCCTGCAGCGGGAACTGGCCGGACTTGCCGCACGCACCGAGCAGGAGCAGCAGGCCCATCGTCAGCACCACGCCGGAGGACAGCGCGCCGACGCCGTTGAACACCTCGTTGAACTGGGTCGTGCCGAGCTGGGCGAACATCAGGAAGATGGCGATCGCGAACCCGGCGTCACCGACGCGGTTCATCAGGAACGCCTTCTTGCCCGCGGTGGCCGCCGACGGCCGGTCGTACCAGAAGGCGATCAGCAGGTACGACGCCAGACCGACGCCCTCCCAGCCGAGGTAGAGCATCACGTAGTTGTTGCCGAGCACCAGCAGGAGCATCGCGGCGACGAAGAGGTTGAAGTACCCGAAGAACGTGCGCCGCCGCGGGTCGTGCTCCATGTAGCCGACCGCGTACAGGTGGATCAGCGAGCCGACGCCGGTGATCAGCAGGACGAACACCGCGGCCAGCGGGTCGAAGAGCAGCCCGAAGTCGACGTGCAGCGAGCCGACCTCGATGAAGTCGAACAGGCTCACCTGGACCGCGCGGTTGTCCAGCCCGCGGAGCTGCAGGAAGTAGGTCAGCCCCAGCACGAAGCACACGGCGACGCTGCCGACGCCCAGCCAGTGCCCCCACCGGTCGGCCCGCTTGCCGAGCAGCAGCAGGATGGCCGCGCTCGCCAGCGGGATGGCTACGAGCAGCCAGACGGAGGACAGGAAGCCGTCCGCCGTCGCGTATTCCACGGTCTCGTGCATGTCCGCCTCAGTACTTCAACAGGTTGGCGTCGTCGACGCTCGCCGACCGCCGGGTCCGGAAGATCGACATGATGATGGCGAGCCCGACCACGACCTCGGCGGCGGCCACCACCATCACGAAGAACGCCATGATCTGGCCGTCGAGGTTGCCGTTGATCCGGCTGAAGGTCACCAGCGCGAGGTTGGCCGCGTTGAGCATCAGCTCGACGCACATGAACAGCACGATCGCGTTGCGCCGGATCAGCACCCCGACCGCGCCGATGGTGAAGAGCACCGCGGCCAGGACCAGGTACCACTCAGGGTTGCTAGCGCTCATTACTTCTCTGTCCCCTTAGGCGCCGACTCCGACGGGGTCAGCTCGCGTACGGGCAGGATCTTCGAGATGCTGCGCTCGGTCAGCGTGCCGTCGGGCAGCCGGCCCGGGGTCGCGACCGAGTCCGACGTGGCGTACACGCCCGGACCGGGCTTCGGGCCGGGGTAGTTGCCCGGGGCGAAGCGCGCCCGCATCATCTCCGGCTGGCTGAGCTTTTCGCCCTTGCGCCGCTCGATGTGGGCCAGCACCATCGCGCCGACCGCCGCCGTGATCAGCAGGGCGGAGGTGACCTCGAACGCGAAGACGTACTTGGTGAAGAGCAGGGCCGCGATGCCCTGCACGTTGCCGTTCGCGTTGGCCTGGTCGAGCCCGGCGGCCGTGGTGTCGGACAGGGCCCGGTACACGCCGGTGCCGACGAGCGCCGCGAAGCCGATGCCGAGCACGATGGCGGCGAGCCGCTGCCCGCGCAACGTCTCGATCAGCGAGTCGGACGCGTCCCGGCCGACCAGCATCAGCACGAAGAGGAACAGCATCATGATGGCGCCGGTGTAGACGATGATCTGCGCCAGCCCGATGAACGGCGCGGCCTGCAGCACGTAGAACACGCCGATGCAGAGCATGGTCAGCACCAGCCACAGCGCCGAGTGGATCGCGTTGCGGGCGAAGACCATGCCGATGGCGCCGATCAGGGCCGGCCACACCAGGATCCAGAAGGTCACCGCCTCGCCGGTGGACATCCCACCGGCGGCCGCGAGAGCGTTCATGAGGACCCCCCAGCACGCTCGGCGCCGGCCGAGGTGCCCGGATTGGTCAGCGCGCCGAGGTAGTAGTCCTTCTCGGAGTCGCCGAGGTACATGGCGTGCGGCGGCTGATCCATGCCCGGCAGCAGCGGCGCGAGCAGCTGCTCCTTCGTGAAGATGAGGTCCTGCCGGCTGTCCCGGGCCAGCTCGTACTCGTTGCTCATGGTCAGCGAACGGGTCGGGCACGCCTCGATGCACAGCCCGCAGAAGATGCAGCGGGCGTAGTTGATCTGGTAGACGCTGGCGTACCGCTCACCGGGCGAGAAGCGCTGCTCCTCGGTGTTGTCCCCGCCCTCGACGTAGATCGCGTCGGCGGGGCAGGCCCAGGCGCACAGCTCGCACCCGATGCACTTCTCCAGGCCGTCCGGGTGCCGGTTGAGGATGTGCCGCCCGTGGTAGCGCGGGGCGGACACCGGCGTCTCGAACGGGTACTTCGTGGTCACCGTCTTGCGGAACATGTGGGCGAAGGTGACCCCGAAACCCTTGAACGCTCCGATGGCGCTCATCTAAATCTCCTTATCCGCAACGTCCCCGTCGACGACGCCGGCGCCGACGTTCGCGGGCTCGCGTTCGGCCACCGCGCGGCGGGCCCGCGGGCTCGGCGGGACCTGCAGGTCCATGGGCGGCAGCGGGAAGCTACCCGGCGGCCGGGCCTTCGCCTGCTGCTCCAGGCTCGGCGCTGGCGGCTTCTTCTTCGTCGGCCAGGCCAGCGCCGCCACGAGTACGGCGAGGATGGCGACCGCGACGATCGTGTACCGCTGGGTGTCCGAGATCTCGGCGTTCTGCAGGGTGCGGATGCCGGCCAGCGTGAGGATCCAGGCCAGGTTGATCGGCAGGAGCACCCGCCAGCCCAGCCGCATGAACTGGTCGTACCGCAGCCGGGGCAGCGTGGCCCGCAGCCAGACGAAGACGAAGACCAGCAGCACGACCTTGATGAAGAACCAGAGCAGCGGCCACCAGCCGGAGTTGGCGCCCGCCCAGACCGTGGTGACCGGTGCCGGCATCCGCCAGCCGCCCAGGAAGAGGGTGACCGTCGCGGCCGACATGGTCACCATGGCGACGTACTCGGACAGCATGAAGAGCAGGAACTTCAGCGACGAGTACTCGGTCATGTAGCCGGCGACCAGCTCGGACTCGGCCTCGGGCAGGTCGAACGGCGCCCGGTTGGTCTCGCCGACGATCGCGATGAAGAAGATGATGAAGCTCGGGAAGAGCAGGATCGCGTACCAGCCCGGCGCGGGGACGTCCCAGCCGAACAGGCTGATCCTCTCGCCGCTGGCCTGGGCCGCCACGATCTGGCTGGTCGACATCGTGCCGGAGAGCATGAAGACGGCCACCACGGACAGGCCCATCGAGATCTCGTACGAGATCATCTGAGCGCTCGACCGGAGGCCGCCCAGCAGCGGGTACGTCGAGCCGGAGGCCCACCCGCCGAGCACGATGCCGTACACGGCCATGCCGGAGCAGGCCAGGATCAGCAGCACCGCCACCGGTACGTCGGTCACCTGAAGCGCGGTGCGGTGCCCGAAGATGCTCACCACGCCGCCGAACGGGATCACCGACAGCGACGTCATCGCGCAGATGACCGCGATCGTGGGCGCGAAGAAGAAGACCACCTTGTCCGCCGTACGCGGCATGATGTCTTCCTTGAACGCGCCCTTCAGGCCGTCGGCGAGCGTCTGCAGCAGGCCGAACGGGCCGGCCTGGTTGAGGCCGGGGCGCACCGCCATGCGGGCCACCACGCGGCGCTCGAACCACACGCCGAGCAGCGTGCAGACCATGCCGAAGACGAAGGCGAAAAGCACCTTGCCGATGACCAGCCACCATGGATCGTGGCCGAAGTCGGCGAGGGTCGGGTCCTGGGCGAGATACATCACGCGCCCCCCAAATCTTTCTTCGGGCTTTCCCCAGATGGCAGAGCGGAGAGCTTCACAACAGCTCCGGACGTGGCACCGAGGGCCCGGCGCACGGTGGAGCCCGGCGAGTTCGTCGGCAGCCAGACCACGCCGTCCGGCATGTCGGTGACCGCCGCGCCGAGGGTGATCGCGCCCCGGTCGGTGCCGACCGTCACCGGGTCGCCATCCGCCACACCCAGCGCTTCGGCGGCGGCCTTGGACAGGCGCACCACCGGCGGGCGGGCGGTGCCGCCCAGGTACTCGTCGCCGTCGGTCAAGCTGCCCAGGTCGATCAGCTGGTGCCAGGTCGCCAGCACCGCCTCACCGGCGGCCGGGGTGGGCACCGGCTGCGGCGCGACGACCGGCGCATCCGGCCGGTCGGCGCGGGTCGCCGGCAGCGAGCCCAGCTCGCGGCGCACGAGGTTGACCTGGCCGGTGCCGAGGTCCAGGCCGAGTTGGGCGGCCAGCGCGTCGAGCACGCGAGCGTCGTTCATCGCCGGCGTCGACAGGACCGCCTCGAACGTGCGCAGCCGGCCCTCCCAGTCGACGAAGCTGCCGGCCTTTTCCACCACCGGGGCGACCGGGAAGACCACGTCCGCGCGCCGGCTGACCGCGCTGCGCCGCACCTCCAGGCTGACCAGGAACGGCACCTTGTCCAGCGCCGCCTCGGCCAGCCGCGGGTCGGCCAGGTCGGCCGGGTCCACGCCGGCGACGACCAGCGCGCCGATCCGGCCGGCGGCCGCCGCCGCGACGATCCCGTTGGTGTCGCGGCCGGGCTGGCTGGGGATGACCCCGGCCTCGAGGTCCCAGGCACCGGCCAACTCGGCCCGCGCGGCCGCGTCGTTCACCAGGCGTCCGCCGGGCAACAGGTTGGGCAGGCAGCCCGCGTCGACCGCGCCGCGGTCACCCGCGCGCCGCGGCACCCAGGCCAGCTTCGCTCCGGTACGCGCGGCGAGCGCGGCGGCCGCGGACAGTCCACCGGGTACGGTGGCCAGCCGCTCGCCCACGATCAGGACGGCGCCCTCGGCCCGCAGTGCCTTGTCGATCGACTCGTCCTCGGCCAGCGCCCGCGCCTCTTCGCCGGGCACGACGGTGGCGACCGAGGCGCCGACCTTCTCGAAGCCGCGGGTGGCGTACGGCGCCAGCGCCAGCACCTTGAGCCGCTTCTTCTGGTACGCCTTGCGCAGCCGCAGGAAGAGGATCGGGCACTCCTCCTCCGGCTCCAGCCCAGCGATGACCACGACCGGCGCGTTCTCCACGTCGGCGTACGTCACCTCGGTCGCGCCGACCACATTGGACGCCAGGAAGTCCGTCTCTTCCGTCGAGACCGGCCGGGCCCGGAAGTCGATGTCGTTGGTGCGCAGCGCCACCCGGGCGAACTTCGCGTACGCGTACGCGTCTTCGACCGTCAGCCGGCCGCCGGTCAGGACGCCCACGCCGTGCGCGCCGTCCCGGGCGTTGCGCAGCCCCTCGGCGGCCACGGCGAGCGCCTCCGACCACGGGGCCTCGCGCAGCTCACCGGTCTTCGCGTCGCGCACCATCGGGGTGGTGATGCGGTCGAACGCGGTGGCGTACTGGAAGCCCCACCGGCCCTTGTCGCAGTTCCACTCCTCGTTCACCTGCGGGTCGTCGCCGGCCAGCCGGCGCATTACCTTGCCGCGGCGGTGGTCCGTGCGCTGCGCGCAGCCGGCCGAGCAGTGCTCGCACACGTTCGGCGAGGACACCAGGTCGAACGGGCGGGCCCGGAAGCGGTACTGCGCGCCGGTGAGCGCGCCCACCGGGCAGATCTGCACGGTGTTGCCGGAGAAGTACGAGTTGAAGGGCACATCCCCTTCGGGGCTCTCCGACTCCCCGCCGAAGAAGTCGTCCCGGTACACGTTGATCTGCTCGCCCGAGGACCGGTCCATCAGGTCGATGAACTTGTCCCCGGCGATCTCCTCGGAGAACCGGGTGCAGCGCTGGCACAGCACGCACCGCTCGCGGTCGAGCAACACCTGGGAGGAGATGGGCAGCGGCTTCGGGTACTCGCGCTTGTGCTCGTGGAACCGGGACTCGGCACGACCGGTCGACATCGCCTGGTTCTGCAGTGGGCACTCGCCGCCCTTGTCACACATCGGGCAGTCGAGCGGGTGGTTGATCAGCAGCAGCTCCATGATCCCGGCCTGTGCCTTCTCGGCGACCGGGGAGGTGAGCTGAGTCTTGACCACCATGCCGTCGGCGACCGTCTGGGTGCAGGAGGCGACCGGCTTGCGCTGGCCCTCCACCTCGACCAGGCACTGCCGGCAGGCGCCGGCGGGCGCGAGCAGCGGGTGGTCGCAGAACCGCGGGATCTCGATGCCCATCTGCTCGGCGACCCGGATGAGCAGCGTGCCCTTGGGCACGGTCACCTCGATCCCGTCGATGGTGAGCGTGACGGTGTCGACCTTCTTGGCTACGTCAGTCATGAGTTAGTGCGCTCCCACCAACTGCTTCGCGGACAGCTTCGGCGCGGTCCGGCCCTCGATGTAGTCCAGGTAGTCCTGCTTGAAGTACTGCAGCGAGGAGGTCACCGGGCTGGTCGCGCCGTCACCGAGGCCACAGAACGAGCGGCCGAGGATGTTGTCGCAGGTGTCCAGCAGGGTGTCGAGGTCCTCGTGGGTCCCTTCGCCGGCAAGGATCCGGCGGTAGACCCGCACCATCCAGAAGTTGCCCTCGCGGCACGGCGTGCACTTGCCGCACGACTCGTGGTGGTAGAACTCCAGCCACTTGTAGGTGGCGTAGACCGGGCAGTCCTGGTCGGAGAAGATCTGCGTCGCCGTGGTGCCGAGGATCGACCCGGCGGCCGCCACGCCCTCGAAGTCGAGCGGCACGTCGAGGTGCTCGGCGGCCAGCAGCGGCGTCGACGAGCCGCCCGGCGTCCAGAACTTCAGGTTGTGCCCCGGCAGCATGCCGCCGGCCAACTCGATCAGCTCGCGCAGCGTGACGCCGAGCCCGCACTCGTACTGGCCGGGGTTGGCGATCCGGCCGGACAGCGAGTAGATCATCGGGCCGGACGACTTTTCCGTGCCCATCGACTTCCACCAGGCCGCGCCGCCCAGCACGATGTACGGCACGCTCGCGATGGTGCCGACGTTGTTGACCACCGTCGGGCTCGCGTACAGGCCGTGCGTCGCGGGGAACGGCGGGCGCAGCCGGGGCTGGCCGCGGAAGCCTTCGAGCGAGTCCAGCAGCGCCGTCTCCTCGCCGCAGATATACGCGCCCGCTCCACTGTGGACGACCAGGTCCAGGTCGTGCCCGGAGCCGAGGATGTTGGTGCCGAGGTAGCCGGCCGCGTACGCCTCGCGGACCGCGTTGCGCAGCCGCCGGGCGGCGTGCACCGCCTCGCCGCGGATGTAGATGAACGCGCGGTTGGCCCGGATCGCGTACGCGGCGATGATGACGCCCTCGATCAGCGAGTGCGGGTCGTGCGTCATCAGCGGCAGGTCCTTGCAGGTGCCTGGCTCGCCCTCGTCCGCGTTGACCACGAGATAATGAGGATTTGCCGGCGGATTTCCGTTTGGCTCTTGCGGGATGAAGCCCCACTTCAGACCGGTCGGGAAGCCCGCCCCGCCGCGACCGCGCAGGCCCGAGTCCTTGATCAGCTGGATCAGGTCGTCGGGGTGCACGCGGAGCGCCTTACGCAGCGCGGCGTAGCCGTCGAGCTGCTCGTAGACGCCGATCCGCCAGGCTTCCGGCGAGAGCCAGCGCTTGGTGAGGACCGGGGTGAGCTTCTCCAGGACCTCACGCCTGGGCGCCGTCATTTCGCCTCCTCCTTGCGGGCGATCGGAGTCGCCGGGTCGAACCCGGCGACGCTCACGCCGTACTCCTGAGCAAGCCGGACCCCCGCAACGTGGCGTCGCCGGCGGGGCCGTCTGCCACGGCCTCCGCGCGATCGTCGGCGAAGCCGGCGAGCTGCAGCGACATCTCCTTGAGCGTGCAGAGCCGCCCGCCGCGCGTGGGCAGCGGTCGCTGCCCGTCCTGCAGCTGCTCCACCACGTGTACGGCGGTGTCCGGGTCGACCTTGTCGAAGAACTCGTAGTTGACCGTCATGACCGGGCCGTAGTCGCACGCGGCCAGGCACTCGGCGTGCTCGAACGTGATCGTGCCGTCGGCCGTCGTCTCGTCGTGCCCGACGCCCAGGTGCTCGCTCAGCCGGTCGTAGACCTCCTGGCCGCCGAGCACGTTGCACATCGTGTTGGTGCACACGCTGACCAGCCAGTCGCCGGTCGGCCGGCGCTTGTACATGGTGTAGAACGTGGCCACGGCGCCGACCTGGGCCTTGGTGATGCCCAGCAGCTCCGCGCAAAACTCGACGCCGGCCGGGGAGACGTGCCCCTCCTCGGTCTGCACCAGGTGCAGCAGCGGCAGCAGCGCCGACCGGGACCGGTCGGCCGGGTAACGCGCGATGATCTCCCGCGCCTGCTCGCGCGTCGCGTCACTGAATCCCACTAGCGGTCACACCCACCCATCACGGGGTCGAGAGAAGCGCCCCCGGCGATCACGTCGGCGATCAGGCCGCCCTCGGCCATGGCCGGGATCGCCTGGAGGTTGATGAAGCTCGGCTCCCGGTAGTGCACCCGGTACGGCCGGGTGCCACCGTCGGAAACCGCGTGCACACCGAGCTCGCCGCGCGGCGACTCGATGCCCACGTAGACCTGGCCCGGCGGGACCCGGAAGCCCTCGGTGACCAGCTTGAAGTGGTGGATCAGCGACTCCATCGACTGACCCATGATCTTGGCGACGTGCTCCAGCGAGTTGCCCATGCCGTCGACGCCGATGGCCAACTGGGCCGGCCAGGCGATCTTCTTGTCGGCCACCATGATCGGGCCGGGCTTGAGCCGGTCGAGGGCCTGCTCGATGAGCTTCATCGACTCGCGCATCTCGGCCATCCGGACCAGGTAGCGGCCCCACACGTCGCCGGTCGGCGTGGTCGGCACGTCGAACTCGTACGTCTCGTAGCCGCAGTACGGCATCGTCTTGCGCAGGTCCCAGGGCAGGCCGGCCGAGCGCAGCACCGGGCCGGTGATGCCCAGCGCCAGGCAGCCGGTCACGTCGAGGACCGCCACGTCCTTGGTCCGCTGGTGCCAGATCGGCTGGCCGGAGAGCAGGTCCTCGTACTCCTTGAGCTTCTTCGGGAACATTTCCAGAAACTCGCGGATCTTCACGATCGCCTCGTCCGGCACGTCCTGCGCGACGCCGCCCGGCCGGACGTACGCCATATTCATGCGCAGACCGGAGACCATCTCGAAGATCTCCAGGATGTACTCCCGCTCGCGGAAGCCGTAGAGCATCATCGAGATCGCGCCGAGTTCCAGGGCGGTGGTGCCGAGCCAGACCAGGTGCGAGGCGATCCGGTTGAGCTCCATCATGAGCACCCGGATGGTGGTCGCCCGCTCGGTGACCTGATCTTCGATGCCGAGGAGCTTTTCGACCGCGAGGGCGTACCCCGTCTCGTTGAAGATCGGCGCGAGGTAGTCCATCCGGGTCACGAACGTCGAACCCTGCACCCAGTTGCGGAACTCGAGGTTCTTCTCGATGCCGGTGTGCAGGTAGCCGACGACGACCCGCGCCTCCCGGACGGTCTCGCCCTCAAGCTCCAGGACCAGCCGGAGCACGCCGTGCGTCGACGGGTGCTGGGGACCCATGTTGACGACGATGTGCTCGTCCTGGATCGGGTCGGTCCCGCCGACGACGGTGTCCCAGTCGCCGCCGGTGACGTTGAAGACCTTGCCCTCGGTGGTCTCGCGCTCGGTCGCGTACGTCATTGGTAGCTCCTCCGCTTGTCCGGCGGTGGTATCTCGGCGCCCTTGTACTCCA
Coding sequences within:
- the nuoN gene encoding NADH-quinone oxidoreductase subunit NuoN; amino-acid sequence: MDNLSLPKIDYAAVAPMLILFGVACLGVLVEALLPRSVRRSVQLVLALAGLVAAFVMVVLQSDKRILTAGGAVAVDGPTLFLQGAIILLGLMALLLVGDRSLEHGGAFVAQAAITVGSDADRRQAGRSQGATEIYPLALFALGGMLLFVAANDLLTMFVALEVFSLPLYLLCALARRRRLLSQEAALKYFLLGAYASAFFLFGVALVYGFAGGVEFGTIHDAVRESDRSTVLLFGGIALLAIGLLFKAAAAPFHVWTPDVYQGAPTPITGLMAACTKVAAFGALLRVLYVAFDGAAWDYTPILGGIAVLTMLVGAVLAVTQTDIKRLLAYSSIANAGYLLVGVLALSKDGLSSTMFYLVAYGFTVIAAFAIVTLVRDADGEATHLSRWAGLGRRSPLFAGIFTFILLAFAGIPLTSGFIAKFAVFGAALDSGEAWLVIFGVITSMLLAFPYLRVVVMMWLSEPGESTPSVSIPGGMTAAALMIGVVATLVLGVAPAPLLDLTANAAEFVR
- a CDS encoding NADH-quinone oxidoreductase subunit M; translation: MSDFPFLSVLTGAPLVGALVVAFLPRTKPELAKRVALGWSVVVAAFAVALWIAYDAGGDRFQFRESYTWIPAWNAKFTFAVDGIALVMLLLIAILVPLVILASWHDADASKRSVPVYFALLLALESTMIGVFAAADVFLFYVFFEIMLVPMYFLIGSYGGHQRQYAAVKFFLYSLVGGLFMLAAVVGLWALGGKTFDWQSLLSAEFATNTERWLFLGFFVAFAIKAPFFPFHTWLPDAGGAAPAGSAALLVGVLDKVGTFGILRYCLPLFPEASRWFAKYALAIALIGIIYAALLAVGQNDLKRLVSYTSIAHFGFIGIGIFAFTTQAGTGAVLYMVNHGLATGLLFLVVGMFVARRGSSLVSDFGGAGKLVPALAGVLFFAGLASLALPGTAPFVSEFLVLLGTFKVNEPVAVIATAGIILAAAYVLWMVQRTTQGTLNPALKTVDGMRKDLSLREKVVVAPLIALILLLGFYPKPVTDVINPAVQATMQDVVDNPDPAPAVTEAAP
- the nuoL gene encoding NADH-quinone oxidoreductase subunit L; the protein is MHETVEYATADGFLSSVWLLVAIPLASAAILLLLGKRADRWGHWLGVGSVAVCFVLGLTYFLQLRGLDNRAVQVSLFDFIEVGSLHVDFGLLFDPLAAVFVLLITGVGSLIHLYAVGYMEHDPRRRTFFGYFNLFVAAMLLLVLGNNYVMLYLGWEGVGLASYLLIAFWYDRPSAATAGKKAFLMNRVGDAGFAIAIFLMFAQLGTTQFNEVFNGVGALSSGVVLTMGLLLLLGACGKSGQFPLQAWLPDAMEGPTPVSALIHAATMVTGGIYLIARSNPIFSANETLQTVVVSVGALTLLIGCVIGCAKDDIKRVLAWSTVSQIGYMLLGVGLGGGAYALAIIHLLAHGFFKAGLFLGAGSVMHGMNDQTDIRRFGGLWRYMRITWATFGLAWLAIIGIPPLSGYFTKEPIIVSAFEREGWTAWLYGGAALLGAALTAFYMTRLFVLTFHGPKRWTEDIKHPHESPPIMTTPLVLLSVGSIAAGALMASSVPDWLEPVFGPHTEHEPVLSHGVITALSIVVTVLGGGLAWALFRNGTALQEQPAGVVVTAARRNLYADAFNEAVFEKPGIFLTRALVFLDNRGIDGLVNGLAAAVGGGSGRLRRLQTGFVRSYAMSMLTGALLIVAAFFALQLGWLS
- the nuoK gene encoding NADH-quinone oxidoreductase subunit NuoK; its protein translation is MSASNPEWYLVLAAVLFTIGAVGVLIRRNAIVLFMCVELMLNAANLALVTFSRINGNLDGQIMAFFVMVVAAAEVVVGLAIIMSIFRTRRSASVDDANLLKY
- a CDS encoding NADH-quinone oxidoreductase subunit J, which encodes MNALAAAGGMSTGEAVTFWILVWPALIGAIGMVFARNAIHSALWLVLTMLCIGVFYVLQAAPFIGLAQIIVYTGAIMMLFLFVLMLVGRDASDSLIETLRGQRLAAIVLGIGFAALVGTGVYRALSDTTAAGLDQANANGNVQGIAALLFTKYVFAFEVTSALLITAAVGAMVLAHIERRKGEKLSQPEMMRARFAPGNYPGPKPGPGVYATSDSVATPGRLPDGTLTERSISKILPVRELTPSESAPKGTEK
- the nuoI gene encoding NADH-quinone oxidoreductase subunit NuoI: MSAIGAFKGFGVTFAHMFRKTVTTKYPFETPVSAPRYHGRHILNRHPDGLEKCIGCELCAWACPADAIYVEGGDNTEEQRFSPGERYASVYQINYARCIFCGLCIEACPTRSLTMSNEYELARDSRQDLIFTKEQLLAPLLPGMDQPPHAMYLGDSEKDYYLGALTNPGTSAGAERAGGSS